The Jiangella sp. DSM 45060 genome contains the following window.
GCGAGGCGCAGCGCATCCGGCTGGCCACGCAGATCGGCTCCGGCCTGGTCGGCGTGCTGTACGTGCTCGACGAGCCGTCCATCGGGCTGCACCAGCGCGACAACCACCGGCTCATCGAGACGCTCATCCGGCTGCGCGACCTCGGCAACACGCTGATCGTCGTCGAGCACGACGAAGACACCATCAAGGTGGCCGACTGGGTGGTCGACATCGGCCCGGGCGCCGGCGAGCACGGCGGCCAGGTCGTCGTCAGCGGCACCGTCGACGACCTCCTGGCGCAGGAAGACTCCCTCACCGGCGCGTACCTGTCCGGGAAAAAGCGCATCGACATCCCGCCGGTGCGCCGCCCGCCCACGAAGGACCGCGCGCTCAAGGTCGTCGGGGCGCGCGCCAACAACCTCAAGGACGTCACCGTCAGCTTCCCGCTGGGCTGCTTCGTCGCCGTCACCGGCGTCAGCGGCTCGGGCAAGTCCACGCTGGTCAACGACATCCTGTACACCTCGCTGGCGAAGGAGATCTACAACGCCCGCGCGGTGCCGGGCCGGCACAAGCGCATCGAGGGCATGGGCCTGGTCGACAAGGTCGTGCACGTCGACCAGTCGCCCATCGGCCGCACGCCGCGCAGCAACCCGGCCACCTACACCGGCGTGTTCGACGTCATCCGCAAGCTGTTCGCCGAGACGCAGGAGGCGAAGGTCCGCGGCTACCAGCAGGGACGGTTCTCGTTCAACGTCAAGGGCGGGCGCTGCGAGGCGTGCTCCGGCGACGGCACCATCAAGATCGAGATGAACTTCCTGCCCGACGTCTACGTGCCGTGCGAGGTCTGCCACGGCGCCCGGTACAACCGCGAGACGCTCGAGGTGCACTACAAGGGCAAGAGCATCTCCGAGGTGCTCGAGATGCCCATCGAGGAGGCGACGGAGTTCTTCGCCCCGGTCGAGCGCATCGCCCGGCACCTGCGCACGCTCAAGGAGGTCGGGCTGGGCTACGTGCGGCTGGGCCAGCCGGCGCCCACGCTCTCCGGCGGCGAGGCACAGCGGGTCAAGCTGGCGGCCGAGCTGCAGAAGCGGTCCACCGGCAAGACCATCTACGTGCTCGACGAGCCCACCACCGGCCTGCACTTCGAAGACATCCGCAAGCTCATCGGCGTGCTGCAGGGGCTGGTCGACAAGGGCAACACCGTGGTCGTCATCGAGCACAACCTCGACGTCGTCAAGACCGCCGACTGGATCGTCGACATGGGCCCCGAGGGCGGCACCGGCGGCGGCACCGTCGTCGCCACCGGCACGCCCGAGCAGGTCGCCAAGGTCCAGGCGTCGCACACCGGCGCCTTCCTGCGCGACATCCTCGGTGTCTAGTCGATCTCAATCCGTCCGGGCTGCCCGCTCGTACATAGGGTGAGCGGGTACCCCACGGAGAGGCGATCGATGGCACAGCGGCACGCGGCAACGACCACGGACGGCGACACCGACGGCGACCACGCGGGCTGCGGCCATTGCGTCGGCCGCCGCACGGCGCTGATGGGCCTGGGCGCCGTCGGCGTCGCGGGCCTGCTGGCGGCCTGCGGCGGCGGTGACGACGAGCCGAGCACGGGCGGCGCGCCGTCGGCGCAGCCCAGCGCCGAGGCGACCGACGGCGGCAGCAGCGCCGAGGCCACGCCGCCGGCCGAGCCGTCGACGCCCGCGGAGGAGCCCGGCGGCGAGGCGCTCACCAGCACCGACAAGGTCCCGGTGGGCGGCGGCGTCGTGCTGCACGTCCCCGGCGTCGTGGTGGCGCAGCCCG
Protein-coding sequences here:
- a CDS encoding ubiquinol-cytochrome c reductase iron-sulfur subunit, yielding MAQRHAATTTDGDTDGDHAGCGHCVGRRTALMGLGAVGVAGLLAACGGGDDEPSTGGAPSAQPSAEATDGGSSAEATPPAEPSTPAEEPGGEALTSTDKVPVGGGVVLHVPGVVVAQPEAGTFVAYSSTCTHQGCAVTTVADGLITCDCHGSQFNVADGSVANGPAEQPLPAVAILVEGDQILAG